The genomic interval GTTGATCTCCAAAAAGATTTCCATCCCCACCATCGGAATCGGCGCGGGCGCAGGCTGTGACGGGCAAGTGCTGGTCACGCACGACCTGCTCGGTCTGTTCGACCGCTTCACGCCGAAGTTCGTCAAGAAGTACGCGAACTTTCACAGCGAGATGCAAAAAGCGTTCGGCGATTTCATCGAAGATGTCGAATCGAAACGCTTTCCCGCGCAGGAACACACCGTTGAGATGGACGACAAAGAGTGGGAATCTTTGCAAAAGGAACTCATCTAAAACAACAAACCACGCAGTACGCAGTATGGAGTAAAACGTATTGCGTACTGCGTATTGCGTAACATGGCAAACGATATCCTCATCCTCGGCACTGGGGCGCTGGGAACTCTGTTCGCGGCGCGTTTATCGCAGGTGGGATACAACGTCACCATGCTCGGCACATGGAAGGAGGGAATCGCGTCCCTGCAAAAAGATGGCGCGCGGATCGTTGATTCCAATGGAAACGAAACAGCGTTCAAAGTCCGCGCTACGGACGATCCGCGTGAATGTGTTGGCGCGAAACACGCGCTCGTGCTGGTCAAAGCATGGCAAACGGAACGCACCGCAAATCAACTTTCAGAATGTCTCGCGGACGATGGACTCGCGGTCACGCTCCAAAACGGGATCGGCAATTACGAAACACTCGCACAAGTTTTAAATAAATCAGCCACAGAGAGCGCAGAGAAAAAAAGAGAAGAAAACTCAAAGAACTCTGTGATCTCTGTGGCTAAACATTCCCGCGTTGCCTTAGGAAGCACAACCACCGGCGCAACCCTCGTAGCACCGGGATTAGCGCGCGCCGGGGGCGAGGGAGTTGTCACGATTCAACGTCATGAAAAACTCGATCCTATCGAATCAGCATTGCTCTCGGCAAAATTCAACGTGCATCTCGTCGAAGACGCGCAATCGTTGGTGTGGGGAAAACTCGTCATCAATGCGGCGATCAACCCATTGACCGCGTTGCTCCGCGTGCCAAACGGCGAGTTATTGAATCGTCCTTCCGCGCGCGAGATGATGGCGAGATTAGCAAGTGAAGTCGCCGAAGTTGCCCGCGCGGAAAAAATAACACTGCCCTTCAACGATCCCGTAGCGATGGTGGAAGAGGT from Candidatus Defluviilinea gracilis carries:
- a CDS encoding 2-dehydropantoate 2-reductase — translated: MANDILILGTGALGTLFAARLSQVGYNVTMLGTWKEGIASLQKDGARIVDSNGNETAFKVRATDDPRECVGAKHALVLVKAWQTERTANQLSECLADDGLAVTLQNGIGNYETLAQVLNKSATESAEKKREENSKNSVISVAKHSRVALGSTTTGATLVAPGLARAGGEGVVTIQRHEKLDPIESALLSAKFNVHLVEDAQSLVWGKLVINAAINPLTALLRVPNGELLNRPSAREMMARLASEVAEVARAEKITLPFNDPVAMVEEVARKTSANQSSMLQDVLRNAPTEIDAICGAVVEIGKKRNIETPMNWACWQLTRSLQSPQ